The following DNA comes from Enterocloster bolteae.
GAAAGGATATATATATTAATCTCCGGATTTGACTGGTGAATAATCCTGCTGGCTTCCAGGCCGGTCATTCCCGGCATCAGCATATCCATGAATACAATATCGATCACGTCCTCTTTACAAGCCCGCACCGCCCCCTCGCCGGTTCCCGTCATATGAACCACCTTGAACGCACTGTCCTTCGCAATCATTATATTCAGCGCTTCGCGCATAAGTATATCATCATCAGCTATCAAAACCCTGTACATGATTACTCAGTCCTTTCTTCATAATGTTCAGGCCATAGTAAAATAGTTTTTGATCCCTTGTTTCTGTAGCTTTCTGAGATTATGCTGTACTCCTCTCCAAACAGGCGCTTCATTTTTTCCCTGGCGTATTCCATGCCCATTTTGATGTAATATCCTTCGTGTTTGTCTTTGTATGTTTCATACTTGATATCCAGCTCAGCTTCCGTCAACCCCGGACCGGTATCATTAATTTCCAGCACTACATTACCGTTGCGCACGTAACCCGTTACAGTGATCTGTCCGCCTTCTTTTTTCAGCATCACGCCATTATAAAAAGCATTTTGGATAAAGGGCATCAATACGTCGGAGGGCATCTTCTGCATATGCAGGTTTTTCGGTACCTGAATCGAATATTCCAGCCGGTCTCCCGTCTTTTTTTTCTGAAACAGCAGATACTGTTCCGCATGTTCAAGCTCTCCGGAGATGTGCACGAAGGTACTCTTTTCCATGTATTTATACTTTATATAATCAATGAAAGAGCTCAGCAGTTCGTTTGTTCTGGGCGCGTCCTCTATAATTGTCAAATTAAGCAGCGATGTCAGCATGTCCAGAAGTTCATACTGGTTGCCGCGCATTTCCAGCTCCTGTACTCTCTTGTTCTTCTGTACAATCTCCTTGGCGTAACCATGGTTTACCGTCTGTATCTTTTTAATACGCTTTTTTAAAATATCTTCCTGGAGATGCTGGCTGATCTCGTTCTCACTTAACTGATTGATAACCAGAAAAACAAGATTGGCTATGTCCAGAAATTTTTCATATGAATAAACAGGAATTTCATCGAGCAACGATTTGTATTGGACCACCGCTTCATCCGCTTTTGCCGCGTGCATCACGGACGATAACCGGCTCACCGAATCGGGTGCGTCATTACATTGGATTTGACCGCCGATAAACCCGCCCAGATAATGACCGCGCACGATAATTGGTATCGCAACCTCCAAAAGTCCGCATGGGCAGAAGTATACGTTTGTTTTCTGTGTAACCGCTGCCTGGATGGATCCGAACGCATCGGATGATTTGCACCGTTCCATTGCCACCGGATTGTTCCGGACCTTTTCACAGTATCGTGAAAAGGATGTAGCAGATGTAATGGGATCCCCCTTAAAATCCACGGTTATAAAAGCCAGCCCGGTTGCTTTGGAAAGGCTCTCCTGAATGGTCTCCAGTTTCTCTTTTCCGAACAGATGAATGATATCCAGTTCGTTGATACGGTCCTCTTCATTTATGCTTAGATATTCATCCAATGCATCTGGTTCCACTTCATCCATGTGCATCATCTTGTGATATTCCGCCATCTGATTATCCCTCTCTTTACTGCCTGTCACTGCTATTTTATCACTTTTATTTCTTTATAACAATCATCTTTCAATGCAGAGGGTTGGATTGGAACGGCAAAAGGCCGTGCTGTATCCCTTTGGGCGGCACGGTCTTATGTCTATCTTGTCATAAGGCATCTGTTCTGTATTTCATCTGTATATTAATAGATGCTTAATAAAATTTCCTTAATAGCCTCTGTTCCAGCTTCTCTCGGATTACTTATAAGACAATTATCCATAAGAGCATTGTCAGTCATATTCTGAAGCTGCCCCTCATACGCTTCTCTGCTGATTCCCAGCTCTCTGATAGATGCCGGCATATCCATACAGCACATCAGAGACCGAATCAGCTCCTCAAGGGTTTTAACAGCCATCTCCGGGGCCTCGTTCATACCGACTAACTGAACTTTATATGCAAGAGTCGCATACTTGTTCATAATATCATGGTTGACGCTGTTATACTCAATCACCTTATTTAACAGCATAGCGTTGGCTAACCCGTGAGGAATATGGAAGGTTCCCCCAAGCTGATGAGCGATGCTGTGATTCAACCCCAGGCCCGCTGTGTTGAAAGCCATGCCTGCTAGTGTGGACGCCTCATGCATCAGGGTTCTCGCTTCCAGGTTTTTTCCGTCCCGGTAGCATTTTAAGAGAGCTTTGATCAGCAGTTCCGTTGCCTTTTCCGACAATGCGTCGGAGAACACATTGCAGCCGTTCGCAACATAGGCTTCCAAAGCATGTGTCAGCACATCCATACCCGTATTCGCGGTGATAGCCGGAGGCACAGACAGGGTCAGCCTTGGATCAAGGATCGCCACATCGGCCAGGATATCTTCGGATGAGATCAGATGCTTGCTCTTTGTTTCCGAATCAGTTATCACGGCAGCGGAGGTAACCTCTGAACCGGTTCCGCTGGTTGTGGGGATGGTGACAAACCTGGGTTTGGGAACCAGCTCACGCACACCGGCAAAGTAAATCATTGCCTTTGCCGTATCAATGGCAGAGCCTCCTCCAAAACCGATAACAATATCAGGGCGTACCCTGCAGAGCACCCCAAGCCCCTTGCCCACGATCTCAATGGTGGGATCCGGTATAGCCTGGTCGAACAGCTCCACAGAGTTGCTTGAGTCCAGAGAATCCAGTATATAATTGATTGCCCCACTCTCCGCAAGAAATTTGTCGCATACAACCAGAATCCGTTTTTTACGGATCTTACGCAGGTATTCCATTGCATAATTTCCGCTTCGTATCTTTGTTTTTATATATACATTTGACATGTGCGCTTCTCCTTTACATTAACGGATACTGAAGGCATCCGTCATGACGCATTTGCGCTTTCTGCAGAAGGTTCTCGGCGATGTCAGACCTTCTCCTGTGGGACCGGCAATTGTAAATGTGGTATAGCCCTCGCCTCCCACGCCGATACCTGCATAGGATGGAGCGTTTTTTACAAAGATGGTAGTCTCCATGATCTTTGCCATCTTACTGAGCTTTTCTACATTTTTAGAGTGCATCATAGCCGTATGGCGGTTTCCATGCTCCGCCTGATGGGCATATTCAATGGCTGTATCCACATCGGATACACGTACAACAGGGAGAATCGGCATCATCATTTCCTCCTGAACAAGCAAATGATCCTTGGGGACTTCCATGATGATCACCCTCACGCTGGCATCCACTGTAATACCCAGCTTATCCAGGATATAGCGGGCGCTCTTTCCTACAAAGGATGTCTTGGGACCGCCTTTTTCCGTAGTAACAAGCGCTACCAGCTGCTCTAACAGCATTGGATCCGTGATCTGGTACGCGCCGTTTTCTTTCATGTGGTGGATCAGATAATCGCAGATCGAGTCTACTGCAAACACTTCCTTCTCCGCGATACATGGAACGTTATTGTCAAAGCTGCATCCATCCACAATATCCTTTGCCGCTTTGTCAATGTCAGCCGTCTCATCGACCACTACCGGAGGATTGCCTGCCCCTGCGCCAATCGCCTTTTTGCCGGAGGAAAGGACTTTCTTTACAATAGAAGGTCCTCCTGTGGCTACCAGGAGGCGGACACTTGGGTTGTCGATCATCTTATTGGTATTTTCAATGGACGGTTCTTCCACCATGGTAATCAGGTTTGGCGGTGCGCCGTTGTCAATCAGCGCCTTGTTCAACATTTTCACCGTCATCTGTGAAACTTTTTTGGCTCTGGGATGAGGGCTGAAAACAACCGTATTGCCGCCGGCAATCATTGAAATGGAATTGTTGATGATTGTCTCGGTGGGATTGGTGGTAGGCGTAATAGCACCGATTACCCCAAATGGGCAGTATTCCACTAAGGTCAGACCGTTGTCACCGGTAATGGCCTCGGTCAGCAAATCCTCTGTACCGGGTGTTTTCTCGGCAGCCAGGCGGTTTTTGATTAATTTGTGTTCATAGTCACCAATCTCGGTTTCTTCCACAGACAGCCTGGAAATCAGCTCAAGATTCTCTCTCTTGATTATGGTTGACCGGATCACATCCACATATTTTTGTCTGTCTGAAATTTTTGAGAACAACAGCTTTTTCTGGGCCTCTTCAGAAGCGGCAATGGCCTCATCCATTGTCTTAAACACACCGTACCGTTCTAATTTGGGTGCTGTAAACTTCAGAGGCTGCTCTGCCTTAATCTCTTTTAAAGCCTGTTCTACCAGCTGTTCAATTACTTTTATATCCATATCCAAGCGTATCACACCTTCTTTCATTTATGCGCAGTCGGCAGCGGCATTCCATGCAATGCCAAGAGGGGTAACAAGGAGCGCATCATTTGTCTTAACAGTTGTTATCCCTAATGCCTTCTCAAATGTCTGTTCAAACTCGTCAAAACAACTGGCTCCGCCTACTACATAGACGCAGTCCACATCATAACCGGAAAGGAATCGCTTTACAATCGAAGCCATTTTCTCTACCACCGGTTTTATAATAGGAAACACATCATTTTCCTTGTCCTTATCCTTTTTCAGCTTTTCTGCTTCTTCGATCGGGATTCCATAATATCCGGCCAGGACCAGAGTCATATGGGTTCCTCCGGTTGGCTCATCAGCGGTAAAAATTACCTTTCCATCTTTCAGTATACTGATTCCGGTGGTTCCGCCGCCCACATCCACAACCGCGCCGTCTGTGATCTCCAAAACGGAAGCTGCCGCAGTCGGTTCATCGATCACATTGATCACTTCAAATCCTGCGCCTTCCACCACATTGGAAATGCATTTCACATTCCCATCCATAATACCCGGAGGAACCGCGGTGGCCGCTGTCTCCAATGTTACTCCAAGCAGTTCTTCCAGCTGAGCTTTCAGTCTGCGGACCGTCTGCATCGCGCCGACGAAATCCACCACAATGCCGTCCTTTACCACTTTGGAAACCGCAGTCGCACCTGCAACGGGATGGTTATCTTCGTCTGTGACAGCAATCACAATATTGGCTGTTCCCAAATCCACGCCCGTCTTTAGGTTCCCTGAATAAGGATTGCACTTGTTTTCCCTAATCAGTTCTGCAAATTCAGACAGCACTTCTTTGGTCATGAGCATATAACCCCTCTTTTCTATCTCTTTAATTTAATGCCGGATGATTACATAATCATTGTTTTTCAGCGCACATGCATTGGCTTCATCCACATCCACATGCATCTCCAATTCAAACTGATCCGACACCCGGATTAATACATCTCCAAATACTCCATGTCTCTCTCCGAATGTTTCCACTTCCACGATATCCTTATCCCATACTCCCATGGCCTCCGCCTGCTGTGGGGTCATATGAATGTGGCGAAGCGCGACAATCGCTCCCTGCGGCAGCAGGACCGTTCCCTTTGGTCCCACTAGCTCCAGGCCAGGCGTTCCTGACAAATCTCCTGATTCTCTGATCAGCGCTTTCACTCCAAGCCGAAAGCTGTCCGTTTTGGATATCTCGATCTGGCTCTGTTTTCTGACCGGGCCCAGGATACGTACCCGTTCAAACTCTCCTTTTGGCCCACGGATCGTCACTGTCTCGTTACTGGCGAACTGCCCCGGCTGCTTTAATTCGCCTTTTACAGTTAGTTCATATCCTTTTCCAAACAAGGTCTCAAGATCTTCCCGAGTCACATGAACGTGCCGATTGGATACTCCTACAGGGATTTTATAAGTATTATAGTTTACAACTTTCTCCATTACCCGTTCAGTAATCAGTTTCAGCAGTTCTTCATTTACCATCATGTTCAACCCCTTTCGGAAGTTTATAAACCGGCCGTATTGGCCGGTATATACTTACTGATACATTATAATGACTTTGGTAAGATTTTCTCTACGTCTGTGTGTGGTCTTGGAATTACATGCTGGGAAACTACCTGGCCTACATTGGCCGCAGCGGCTGCGCCTGCATCCACGGAAGCCTTTACTGCGCCTACATCGCCGCGTACCATAACTGTTACAAGTCCGGAACCAATCTTCTCATAACCGATGAGCGCTACATTAGCAGCCTTTGTCATTGCATCTGCCGCCTCAATTGCTCCTACCAAACCTTTGGTCTCAACCATTCCTAATGCTTCGTTTGACATATTTTTTTCCTCCTGAATGATATGTTTTAGTTATTATAGTAAAATTTAAAATGCTAACTGTTTCAACAGCCAGGCCTTGTCGGTCTCTTCCCAACGGAAGCCCTGGTCATCTCTTCCGAAATGGCCGTATGCTGCTGTTTTTAAAAACTGTGGCGTTCTCAGGTTCAGTTCTGAAATATAATCAGCTACTCCAAAGGAAAACACGGATTTAACCAGCTCCTCAATACTGCTGTCCGGTATCCTGCCGGTTCCGAAAGTATTGACTGTAATTGCTTCCGGTCCAATGCCTCCGATCACATAAGCCAGTGCAACCTCACATCGGTCCGCCAGCTCCGCGGCTACAATATTCTTGGCCACATAACGGGCCATGTAAGCGGCCGAACGGTCCACCTTGGTCGGATCTTTTCCTGAAAAAGCGCCTCCGCCGTGTTTTCCCACAGTTCCATAGGTGTCTACCATGATTTTTCTTCCGGTGACACCTGTATCCCCGGCAGGCCCTCCTATGACGAAACGCCCCGTGGGATTCACATGGATCCTTGTCTTCGGCGTGATCCATTGCGGATCAATCACAGGCTCTATGACAGTACAGCGTATAAATGCTTCCAGCAACTTGTGTGAAATATTTTCACTGTGCTGTGTGGATACAACAATACTGTGGATGCAAACCGGCTTTCCCGCCTCATTGTACTTCATTGTAACCTGGGTTTTTCCGTCAGGATACAGAAAGTCTGCTTTCTGAACCTTTCTCACATAAGCCAGACGTTCCGCCAAGCGGTTGGCCAGATGACAGGACAGCGGCATCAGGCTTTCCGTCTCATTGACAGCATAGCCATACATGATACCCTGATCTCCTCCGCCCAGAACTTCTTTGCCGGTTCCGGCGCTTCTGGTAACTCCCATGGAAATATCCGGCGACTGGTTATGTATATTGGTAAAAATCATACATGTATCGGCATCAAACCCTTTTCCATGTTCCGTGTATCCTATGTTTCTGATAATCTCTCTGGCCTTTGCAACAACGTCTACATGACCGCTTGATGTAACCTCACCCGCCAGCATTAGCGTATTGGCAGATGCCATAGCCTCGATCGCCACCCTGGATTTTGGATCCTTTCCCAGATATGCATCCAATATACCGTCTGAAATCTGATCACATACCTTGTCAGGATGGCCCTCTGTTACAGATTCCGATGTCACATAATAAAATCTGTCATCCCGTCCTTCCATCATTCCATCAACCTGCTTTCTTACTGCAATCAGCGGATCGAAAATCCGCTTGTCAACGTACATCTTCTTCTACGGGCGAAATGCCTTGCTGTGGTCGTCCCTTCTCCTGTTGTTGTTGCGATTGTAAAACTGGTGTGACCTTCTTTGTCAAATCCAATTCCCATAAAGGAGGGGCCGTTCTTTACAAATACAGAGGTCTGCATTTCTTTTGCCGCCTGGTTCAAATGTTCGATGGACTCTGAATGAATGGTTGCCGTATGTTTATAACCTTGTTCCACATCCAAAGCAATCTCCAGAGCTTCCTCAAAGTCAGCCGCCTTCACAAGAGGCACAAGAGGCATCAGAAGCTCCAGCGTAACGAACGGATGAATCCGCTCTGTCTCTGCTACGATCAGTTTGATGGTTCCATTACAGGGAATACCTGCATATTCAAGAATTTCATTGGCGCTCCGACCTTCCAGTTTTTTGTTAATCACAAAATCCCCGGTGACTGCCGCGTCCAGAAGTTTTTGAATCTCTTCCTCATTTTTGACATAATAAACTCCATTTTTCAGAAGCTCAAATATAAAACGATCCGCTGCTTTTTCTTCCACAACCATACACTTTTCCGACGTACACATCAGATTGTTGTCAAAAGAAGCTCCACGGACAATGTCCCTTGCAGCCTTTTCGAAATTCGCTGTGGCATCCACGATGGCGACAGGATTGGCTGGTCCGGCTCCGATTACCTTTTTGCCGGAAGTCATGGCCTGGCGCAGCGAGCCGCTACCTCCTGTGCAGACAACCAAATCCACGTCCGGGTGGCTCATAACCTCTGTGGTAAATCCCATCAGGCTTACGTGAAGGGTAACTACCAGGTTATCTATACCGCTGATGCTGCGGATCGTCTCACTGATAATCGTTGTCAAAAACTGTGAAACTTTTACTGCTCTCGGATGTGGGCAATGGATGATCGCATTGCCTGCAGCCAGCATTCCAATGGTGTTACTGATGAGTGTCGCACAGGGGTTGGTGCATGGCTGTACCGCACAAACAATACCAAAAGGGGAAAGTTCATAGAGCGTCATACCGTGGTCACCTGTATTCACTTCTGTTATCAGGTCCTCCACGCCGGGCGTCTTCTCAATGGCAAGCTTTATTTTTTGTGCCTTATCACAGACATTTCCCATGCCTGTTTCTGAAACGGTCATGGCTGCCAGTTCATTGGCAATCGGACGAAGTGCTTTTTTCACTCCTTCCAGAATTTCCTGCCGTTCATTCAGAGTCAGCTTTGAATATCTGCTGTAAGCTCCCTTTGCAGCAGCCACCGCATCGGTCACACTGGAGTAAATACTGCTTTTCATGTCATTCATTACCTCCTTTCCTTAAAAATAATTCATTTTACACTAAATATCCATTGTATCTACAATTCCGATAATCGCCATATCGATGACAGCCTCCCGTTTGGACTGGTCCACGCGGACAGAAGAGCCCGAACCAATCAGGACCGTCTCACCGATTCCGGCTCCGACATAATCCACAGCCACTTCCTCTGAATCAATGAAATTACCGTGTCCATCAATCCGTCTGATAATCATCAGTTTGTAGCCAACCAGCGAATTGTCCTTCCTGGTAGCTACTACTGTGCCTATTATCTTAGCCAATCTCATACTCTTCACATTCCTTTCACGGAGAATCCGGCTGTCTCAGGAGCGTGTTTAAATATTTCTTACCGGAACTCCTGTTCTCCATTAATTCTTTTTGTGCCTTGTAGTACTGGTGCTCTTCGCAGATGTCGTGCGTTTAGCCGTCTTTTTGGGCCTTTCGGGCGGCGTTTCCGGAGAATCCGGGACTTCCGGTTCTGCCGGATCTACGGTCCCGGTCCTGGTCGGTTCTGCTTCAACCAGAGGCTCCGATTTAATTTCTATCGGCTCTGCTTCAATCTTCGGCTCCGGTCCGGCCTCTGCTGGTTCCGCTTCAGTCTCCTGCTCCGTATCTTCCGGCGCTATTTCTTCCAGCCCAGTCTCTTCCGGTTCTCCCGCCTTAACCGCTTCCATTGTCTCAGCCTTTACTTCAACCTCAGCCTCCGTCTCCTCCTGTGCTTCTTTCTTAGGAGGGGAAGGCGGTACTGGTGGCTCAGGACAACAAAATGTCTGATCGACATAGTCGGACGGCCTTGGAATGACCTTCCATGAAACCAGCTTTCCGTTTGCGGTTCCAATCTGCTTTCCTGCATTGACAGCAGCATTGACAGCGCCTACATCCCCGATGATTTTAATGGTCATATATCCAAGACCTTTTGTGTTTTCAATCTCCAGGATCCGTACATTGGCTGCTTTGGCCATGGTATCGGCCACCACAACCGCAGTGGACAGTCCACTGATTTCAACTAATCCCAACGCCTGTTTCATCCTATCACCTCGCTCTCCTGTTTATTTGAATACGATATTCAGAAACTTCGCCCTGTCTTTAGCCAGGTCCGTTACAATATCGCCTTGCTGAAGGAATATAACACCGCCGGATGCAAACTGTTCCACATTGGACGATGATATAACCCTTTTTTTCTTTGTATCAGGATGCTGCGTATCATTTCCCGATGCCGTCTCTCCGGCCGGAGAATGACCAGGGGATTCATAGGGCGCTCTGCCTGTGAATTCATCCACGCTGCATATCTCGACTCCATACTCCAGAATCTGCCTGTAATAATTCATGACCCGGTTCCGGTAAGCAGGTTTTTCCTTTCCGGAAAATCTCGCAAGGCCAGAACGCAGAAGCACTACGCGGCTCCCCTTATCCATGCATTCCGATATCCAGGAGGTTTCGTATGTATCGCTGATACACAATGCAGTTTTTACGAGAACATCTCTCGGAACCACCGGCATCACTGTAATCGCCGTTTCCAGATCCGCAGGTTTTTCACAGGAGCGGTGCAGAATGTGGCTGCAGGCTTTCGTTTCCATGAGTCTTGCTTCATATCCCATGTCCTTCCACGAGGAAGGAATCACAGGTACGATCTCATATTGATCCGACGTTTCCATTTCCCTTAGAAATTCCATGTACCGGTCGCTCCATGGCGACACGCACAGCATATAAAGCTTCTGTCCGGGATGGTTCGCGTTGTCTGCTTTTCTTTCTGCCTCCAGCTCTCCGAGTACACGCAGCACCAGCTCTTTCAACTGTTCTTCGCTGATTTTCAATTCCTTCACCTCGTTTCAAGGAATGCCCCTATCCAACGGATAGGGGCATTCCCCGCTGCAACCGCTGCCAGATAATTGATTCTATCTGCTGCCTTTATTCAAGATGTGGAAGAATCTTCTCAACATCCGTATGAGGGCGTGGAATAACGTGGGTAGATACAACCTCTCCCACTGCTGCCGCAGAAGCTGCGCCGGCATCGGTAGCTGCTTTAACCGCACCTACATCGCCTCTTACCATAACGGTAACAAGTCCGGATCCGATTTTCTCATATCCAACCAGTGTAACGTTGGCAGCTTTAACCATGGCATCCGCTGCTTCAATTGCACCGACCAATCCTTTTGTCTCGACCATACCTAATGCATCTGCATTCATATTAGAACCTCCTTAATTGATTCACATTCTCCAGATTTATCTTATTAGATATATGGAGTTGTTGTAGACTTAGGTTCATCACCTAATGCACCAAGCATTTTCTTGCCCGCTTCGATGGAAGCCTTCACTGCCTGGCGTACAGCGCCGGAATCACCGGTAAATGTGAGGATAACCTCGTTTGAATAGCTGGTTCCGCCGTTACCTGGTGAACAGTAGCCTACCACTTCAACGTTAGCAGCCTTTACCGCGATATCCGCCAGAACCGTGCCGATTGCAGCCGGTCCCGCGCATGTCATGCCGAATGCTCTTCCAACCGGCGCACCCAACGCCTTCTCAAGACAGTAACTGGCTCTTGCGGTATACTGGAACTCCAGATGTCCCGCATCGTTGCCGTATACATCGCCGAAGTATTTTGGAAGAACCTGAAGGGCAATCTCAACTGCTCTTCTGGCATCCGATACATCATCTGCTCCGATATAGATCAAGCTGCCGTGTCCGGCACCGCCCTTCGTATCTCTTGGAAGCTCTACGGAAATGATTTCTGTGTTGGTTGCCTTTACAGCCTCATCAACTGCCCATATCTGAGGGCCCGCTCCGGTTCTGCCTCCCACAATACCGATGGAACGGTATTTACCTAACTTCATAACGTCCACTAACATAGGATCCACGCTGGCAATAACAAGGCCGATCGTATCGCCGATTGCCGTTCCCACAAACTCGGTTAATCCAATATTACCGCAGCATTCTTCCTTTGGCGCCTCTGCCTTGCACTCCTCTTTCCCGATGCCAAGTTCATCGGAAACCTGCTTCATTACTTTCTCAATTAACTGCTGATCCATTTTTCTTCCTCCATTCTAAAATCTTGTCTAACCGCCAATGATACATTGAAAACCATAACTCTCCACCACTGCCTTACATTCCTCCAGATCCTCCGGAGCCAGCGGCTTAATTTGTTTCAGTGTGTAATCCTGGCCCAACAAACCATACTTGTTTTCGCCAAAGGAATGATACGGCAGCAGATGTATAGTCCGTATACCCACCAGGGTTCTGGCAAACTCTGCGATCGCCTTAATATCCTCCACCGAGTAGTTAAAGCCCGGAATCACCGGAACACGGATTACAGTATTGGATATTTTACAGATCTCGGGAGCATTTTTAATAACCAGGTCATTGCTAACCCCCGTGAACTTTTTATGCTGCTCAC
Coding sequences within:
- the metK gene encoding methionine adenosyltransferase produces the protein MMEGRDDRFYYVTSESVTEGHPDKVCDQISDGILDAYLGKDPKSRVAIEAMASANTLMLAGEVTSSGHVDVVAKAREIIRNIGYTEHGKGFDADTCMIFTNIHNQSPDISMGVTRSAGTGKEVLGGGDQGIMYGYAVNETESLMPLSCHLANRLAERLAYVRKVQKADFLYPDGKTQVTMKYNEAGKPVCIHSIVVSTQHSENISHKLLEAFIRCTVIEPVIDPQWITPKTRIHVNPTGRFVIGGPAGDTGVTGRKIMVDTYGTVGKHGGGAFSGKDPTKVDRSAAYMARYVAKNIVAAELADRCEVALAYVIGGIGPEAITVNTFGTGRIPDSSIEELVKSVFSFGVADYISELNLRTPQFLKTAAYGHFGRDDQGFRWEETDKAWLLKQLAF
- a CDS encoding EutN/CcmL family microcompartment protein, with amino-acid sequence MRLAKIIGTVVATRKDNSLVGYKLMIIRRIDGHGNFIDSEEVAVDYVGAGIGETVLIGSGSSVRVDQSKREAVIDMAIIGIVDTMDI
- a CDS encoding aldehyde dehydrogenase family protein, which encodes MDMDIKVIEQLVEQALKEIKAEQPLKFTAPKLERYGVFKTMDEAIAASEEAQKKLLFSKISDRQKYVDVIRSTIIKRENLELISRLSVEETEIGDYEHKLIKNRLAAEKTPGTEDLLTEAITGDNGLTLVEYCPFGVIGAITPTTNPTETIINNSISMIAGGNTVVFSPHPRAKKVSQMTVKMLNKALIDNGAPPNLITMVEEPSIENTNKMIDNPSVRLLVATGGPSIVKKVLSSGKKAIGAGAGNPPVVVDETADIDKAAKDIVDGCSFDNNVPCIAEKEVFAVDSICDYLIHHMKENGAYQITDPMLLEQLVALVTTEKGGPKTSFVGKSARYILDKLGITVDASVRVIIMEVPKDHLLVQEEMMMPILPVVRVSDVDTAIEYAHQAEHGNRHTAMMHSKNVEKLSKMAKIMETTIFVKNAPSYAGIGVGGEGYTTFTIAGPTGEGLTSPRTFCRKRKCVMTDAFSIR
- a CDS encoding BMC domain-containing protein: MKQALGLVEISGLSTAVVVADTMAKAANVRILEIENTKGLGYMTIKIIGDVGAVNAAVNAGKQIGTANGKLVSWKVIPRPSDYVDQTFCCPEPPVPPSPPKKEAQEETEAEVEVKAETMEAVKAGEPEETGLEEIAPEDTEQETEAEPAEAGPEPKIEAEPIEIKSEPLVEAEPTRTGTVDPAEPEVPDSPETPPERPKKTAKRTTSAKSTSTTRHKKN
- the eutJ gene encoding ethanolamine utilization protein EutJ codes for the protein MLMTKEVLSEFAELIRENKCNPYSGNLKTGVDLGTANIVIAVTDEDNHPVAGATAVSKVVKDGIVVDFVGAMQTVRRLKAQLEELLGVTLETAATAVPPGIMDGNVKCISNVVEGAGFEVINVIDEPTAAASVLEITDGAVVDVGGGTTGISILKDGKVIFTADEPTGGTHMTLVLAGYYGIPIEEAEKLKKDKDKENDVFPIIKPVVEKMASIVKRFLSGYDVDCVYVVGGASCFDEFEQTFEKALGITTVKTNDALLVTPLGIAWNAAADCA
- a CDS encoding 1-propanol dehydrogenase PduQ codes for the protein MSNVYIKTKIRSGNYAMEYLRKIRKKRILVVCDKFLAESGAINYILDSLDSSNSVELFDQAIPDPTIEIVGKGLGVLCRVRPDIVIGFGGGSAIDTAKAMIYFAGVRELVPKPRFVTIPTTSGTGSEVTSAAVITDSETKSKHLISSEDILADVAILDPRLTLSVPPAITANTGMDVLTHALEAYVANGCNVFSDALSEKATELLIKALLKCYRDGKNLEARTLMHEASTLAGMAFNTAGLGLNHSIAHQLGGTFHIPHGLANAMLLNKVIEYNSVNHDIMNKYATLAYKVQLVGMNEAPEMAVKTLEELIRSLMCCMDMPASIRELGISREAYEGQLQNMTDNALMDNCLISNPREAGTEAIKEILLSIY
- a CDS encoding aldehyde dehydrogenase, translating into MNDMKSSIYSSVTDAVAAAKGAYSRYSKLTLNERQEILEGVKKALRPIANELAAMTVSETGMGNVCDKAQKIKLAIEKTPGVEDLITEVNTGDHGMTLYELSPFGIVCAVQPCTNPCATLISNTIGMLAAGNAIIHCPHPRAVKVSQFLTTIISETIRSISGIDNLVVTLHVSLMGFTTEVMSHPDVDLVVCTGGSGSLRQAMTSGKKVIGAGPANPVAIVDATANFEKAARDIVRGASFDNNLMCTSEKCMVVEEKAADRFIFELLKNGVYYVKNEEEIQKLLDAAVTGDFVINKKLEGRSANEILEYAGIPCNGTIKLIVAETERIHPFVTLELLMPLVPLVKAADFEEALEIALDVEQGYKHTATIHSESIEHLNQAAKEMQTSVFVKNGPSFMGIGFDKEGHTSFTIATTTGEGTTTARHFARRRRCTLTSGFSIR
- the pduA gene encoding propanediol utilization microcompartment protein PduA; amino-acid sequence: MSNEALGMVETKGLVGAIEAADAMTKAANVALIGYEKIGSGLVTVMVRGDVGAVKASVDAGAAAAANVGQVVSQHVIPRPHTDVEKILPKSL
- a CDS encoding PocR ligand-binding domain-containing protein; this translates as MAEYHKMMHMDEVEPDALDEYLSINEEDRINELDIIHLFGKEKLETIQESLSKATGLAFITVDFKGDPITSATSFSRYCEKVRNNPVAMERCKSSDAFGSIQAAVTQKTNVYFCPCGLLEVAIPIIVRGHYLGGFIGGQIQCNDAPDSVSRLSSVMHAAKADEAVVQYKSLLDEIPVYSYEKFLDIANLVFLVINQLSENEISQHLQEDILKKRIKKIQTVNHGYAKEIVQKNKRVQELEMRGNQYELLDMLTSLLNLTIIEDAPRTNELLSSFIDYIKYKYMEKSTFVHISGELEHAEQYLLFQKKKTGDRLEYSIQVPKNLHMQKMPSDVLMPFIQNAFYNGVMLKKEGGQITVTGYVRNGNVVLEINDTGPGLTEAELDIKYETYKDKHEGYYIKMGMEYAREKMKRLFGEEYSIISESYRNKGSKTILLWPEHYEERTE
- the pduA gene encoding propanediol utilization microcompartment protein PduA; this translates as MNADALGMVETKGLVGAIEAADAMVKAANVTLVGYEKIGSGLVTVMVRGDVGAVKAATDAGAASAAAVGEVVSTHVIPRPHTDVEKILPHLE
- a CDS encoding phosphate propanoyltransferase — its product is MMVNEELLKLITERVMEKVVNYNTYKIPVGVSNRHVHVTREDLETLFGKGYELTVKGELKQPGQFASNETVTIRGPKGEFERVRILGPVRKQSQIEISKTDSFRLGVKALIRESGDLSGTPGLELVGPKGTVLLPQGAIVALRHIHMTPQQAEAMGVWDKDIVEVETFGERHGVFGDVLIRVSDQFELEMHVDVDEANACALKNNDYVIIRH